The following coding sequences are from one Humulus lupulus chromosome X, drHumLupu1.1, whole genome shotgun sequence window:
- the LOC133806472 gene encoding uncharacterized protein LOC133806472 — translation MAKNDAVIQRQAASLGNLETQLGKLANELRNRPQGTLPSDTENPRKDGKEHCKAVTLRSAIAAAIPPQNSSGKPISKLPPPFPQRFQKQQQDSQFRRFLDVLKQLHTNIPLVEALEQMPNYVRFLKDILTKKRRLGEFETMALTEGCSAILKSKIPPKLKDPGSFTIPCSIGGRDVGRALCDLGASINLMPMSIFKKLGIGEARPTTVTLQLPDHYMAHPKGKIEDVLVQVDKFIFPADFIILDYEADRDVPIILDEVEECSRLSVIESIVAEKFHKEACKEGVGVRSLEELENLSEEEESQVTWVESKQPSAKFRRPFESLKLSEGNFKPPKSSIQEPPKLKLKPLPNHLKYAYLRDNETLPVIISAMLGAEKESLLLVVLKKYTRAIGWTMADIKGISPSFCMHKIMLEDCCNNSVEQQ, via the exons ATGGCCAAGAACGATGCTGTGATTCAGCGTCAAGCGGCATCCTTAGGGAATCTAGAAACTCAATTGGGGAAGCTTGCTAATGAGCTAAGGAATAGACCACAAGGCACCTTGCCTAGTGATACAGAAAATCCAAGGAAagatggcaaggagcattgcaaggcGGTTACCTTGAGGAGTG caattgctgcagcaattcctccGCAAAATTCTTCAGGAAAGCCTATAAGCAAGCtacctccaccatttcctcagcgCTTTCAAAAGCAGCAACAAGATAGTCAATTCCGGagatttttagatgttttgaaaCAACTTCACACCAATATACCgttggtggaagctttggagcaaatgcccaactatgtgaGGTTTTTGAAAGATATTTTAACTAAAAAGAGGAGGCTTGGTGAATTTGAAACAATGGCGTTGACTGAAGGTTGTAGTGCTATATTGAAGAGtaaaattcctcctaaattgaAGGATCCAGGCAGCTTCACAATTCCTTGTTCTATTGGTGGTAGAGATGTTGGTAGAGCACTTTGTGACTTGGGAGCtagtatcaatttgatgcccatgtcaaTTTTCAAGAAGTTGGGGATTGGAGAAGCAAGACCAACCACAGTCACTTTGCAATTACCGGATCATTATATGGCACACCCgaaaggaaaaattgaagatgtACTTGTGCAAGTTGATAAATTCATCTTTCCGGCCGATTTCATCATCCTTGATTATGAAGCAGATAGAGATGTTCCTATTATCttgg ATGAGGTTGAGGAATGCTCTAGGCTAAGTGTAATTGAGTCTATTGTCGCTGAAAAATTCCACAAGGAAGCTTGTAAAGAAGGAGTGGGGGTGAGGTCACTTGAAGAGCTTGAAAACTTAAGTGAAGAGGAAGAAAGCCAAGTTACATGGGTGGAGTCAAAGCAGCCCTCTGCTAAATTTAGGAGGCCTTTTGAGTCATTGAAGTTGTCGGAAGGGAATTTTAAGCCTCCTAAGTCTTCTATTCAAGAGCCACCAAAATTAAAGTTGAAGCCTTTGCCTAAtcacttgaagtatgcttatttgaGAGATAATGAGACCTTGCCTGTGATTATTTCAGCCATGTTAGGAGCTGAAAAAGAGAGTTTGTTGCTGGTTGTTTTGAAGAAATACACAAGGGCCATTGGTTGGACTATGGCGGATATCAAGGGGATAAGTCCCTCATTTTGTATGCATAAAATTATGTTGGAGGATTGCTGTAATAATTCTGTTGAGCAGCAGTGA